GCATTGAGTATTCCGCCATCCCCAACTGGCGATCGCTCTGGAATATCAACGAACTGAGGCTACTCGATACCAGTGAAATTGTTGCCCGAGATCGCTCCTAGCCTATGGATAGACAGAAGCCTAAACTCGCTTAGGCGGGGTCACATCTGGCCGAACCTTAGCTCGAATCGCTACGCAGGTGATATTGTCGTGGCCATTGTAGTGATTCGCTAAATCAATCAGCTGCACCACCCCTTGCTCTAAATTGGTTTGGGAACTGAGCAGCGGTTCTACATGGGTGCGCCAATGCTTGTCGAGCAGGTTATCGTCCGTGAGACCGTCAGAACAAAGTAAGAAAAGAGCATCTTCCGTCAGTTCTACAAAGGTGATGTCAGGATCTACAAAATTTTGATCGCGGGGCCCTAGCGCCTGGGTCAACTGATAGGCATCGGGGCGGGCATAGGCGATCGATGGTTCAACACCACGCTGAATTTCCCGCTGCCCCACTTCGTGATCCACCGTCAACTGCTCTAGTCCCATACGGCGCGTGAAGCGATAGAGACGACTGTCGCCGACATGGGCGATCGCTGCCTCCGTTCCCTGAATCAGCACCAGCACCAGGGTTGTACCCATGCGGCCACTACCAGACCGAAAATTTTGCTGGTTGAGGTCGTAGATGGCCTTATTAGCCATCAACACAGCTTCTCTGAGCATCTGTTCTGTGGGCAATTGGTCTTGCCAATGCTCCTCAAAATACTGCTCTAGGGTTTCCACCGCCAAGGAACTCGCCACTTCACCACCGGAATGGCCACCCATACCATCACAGAGAACATACAACCCC
This window of the Candidatus Obscuribacterales bacterium genome carries:
- a CDS encoding serine/threonine phosphatase, with protein sequence PPSEPPMTDFTPASETDDEDLTLDPPTLPPPEFSDAIALGAGDADQDPELDEDEDDDMSPTLMPRMDDASDESDDLPTIVLPMKLISLEDAGRTDIGQQRKHNEDFFSIRTQTQKADSPLARHLTAKGLYVLCDGMGGHSGGEVASSLAVETLEQYFEEHWQDQLPTEQMLREAVLMANKAIYDLNQQNFRSGSGRMGTTLVLVLIQGTEAAIAHVGDSRLYRFTRRMGLEQLTVDHEVGQREIQRGVEPSIAYARPDAYQLTQALGPRDQNFVDPDITFVELTEDALFLLCSDGLTDDNLLDKHWRTHVEPLLSSQTNLEQGVVQLIDLANHYNGHDNITCVAIRAKVRPDVTPPKRV